A region of the Campylobacter subantarcticus LMG 24377 genome:
AGGGTATGAATTATTTTTATAAGTTGTTTTTTAAGATTTTGCATTCAAATCCTTTTTAATATTGTTTTTTATAATAATTTGAAGTTCTAAAAATTTTTCTTTTAAAACATTATCGTGAATATGAAAGTTTCCCGTGCTTTTTTCAATAAAGATTTCTTTTTTAAAAACTTCTTTTTCTTGTGTGTTTTTTAAAATTAAAAGCTGTGCTTTTATATCCTTAAAGATAAGCATATAATTCTTATAAAAAAGTTCAAAATTTTGTTTGTAAATAATCCTTAATTGAGCTTTTATCAATTCTTTTTTTGCGTTAAATTCCATTAAAGCAGTGGTATTTGTAAAATAAAAAACCAAAATTTTATTTTTTATCACAGCCTGTTTAAAGAATTTTTGTATTAAAAATTTTTCTAAACTTTTTATAGACATATTTTGTAAGGCTTGATAAGCTCTTAATTTTATAAAAAACACACTTTCATCATTAAAAGACTTTGAAGTAAGAAATTTCACAAACCATCCTTTAAAAACTTAATCAAACCCATTGATTTAATGGGCTTTGTTAAATTCTTATATTTTGATTTTTACTAAATTATCCTTGTATATATCTATAAGAAGTTTTAATTCTTGTTGTTGAATTTCTAATCGCTTAATGCTTTCTTCTTGTAGTTGTAAATTTAATTCTAATGCTTGTAAGTTTAACATCAAAAGCTCTTTTTGCTTTTTACTATAGTGATAATTTAAAACCAAAGCTATTATAAAAAGAACTATAAACAAAATATACCACTCATTAAAAACAATACCTTTTATATCCATTTTACCCTCCTATATTAATCTTCATTTATATTTTTAACTATTTCTTGCCATTCTTTATCGCTTTTGAAATTGCTATTTAACTCATTTAAAAGCTCTACTGCTTCATTATTGTTTAATTCATAAAACAAATCTCTTATTTTTTTTATAATACATGTATCTCTACCAATTCTTTTAAAAAATAATTCTTGTTCTTCATTGTCCAAAGTATCAAACAACTCAACAACATCATCCACACTAACACATTCTAGATCATCTGCATCTACACTTACATTTACATACATTCTCATCCTTTTGTTTTAATTTAAGTTTTAAAAACTTAATCAAGCCCATTAAATCAATGGACTTTGTTAAATTTTTCTTTTTTTAAATCTAATTTTTTTGCTTTGCACTCATTCTCTTTTTTTCTTTTAAATCTTTGTTTTTTTAGTTTGGGTTTGTTTTTAGAATTAATGGCTAAAAAGCCATTAAAATGAGCTGTTTTTGCTTTAAAAACACTATTTAAAAGTCCAAAAGCCACTAAAGAAAGTTTTTTCATTTTTCAATCTCCAAACTTTCAATACGAGGTTCTATTCTAAAATTATCTTTTACCACCCTTTTAAGACCAAGCTTTACTAAAGTACTATCTTCAAGCCCTACAATAGCATCTTTATTAAGCTCTTCTTTGTAGCTAATACATTCATTAAGCCCATAACTTTTAAAAGCTTTTACAAGAGCTTCTAGCTTTTCTTTTACTCTTGGTAAAGGCACACTCTCGCTTATTCGATAACCAATTTTTCCAAAGGTAAATTCTTTAGATCTTTTTTCAGCAAATTCATGCTTGTTGTTTTCACAAAAGGTGCTAATACATTGTTCCATATATTTAAGCTCATCGTTTAAAACTTTAATTTTACCCGCATGAGCTTCTTTAATCTCATTACAAGCTAAAGTTACATCACCATTAATCTTTTCTATCTTTACACTAAGTTCAGCTATTTTTTTAAGTGCTAAATTGACATCTTCAAAACTTTTTATTTCCATTTGTTCTCCTTTAAATTGTATTTTTTAATTTGGTAATCCCAAAGAACTACACCATACCTTAAAAGTATCGCGTGTTTAATTCTTTTTCTAACTATTCTCAAGCCCTTTTTATAAGGGCAAATCCAATGTTAATTCTTTAATGCCAAGCTTTTTAGCTAATGCTAATTCTTCTTGCATACCTTGTGAATACTTAGCATCTTCATGAGTACTCATATAAATATAATCACTTGCTTTTAAAAGCTCTAATCCCATTTTTAAAGCTATTTCTCTGTGTTTTTCTTCATCTAAATAGCTAAATTGTAAAATAGGTGAAACAGGTGTAAAGCCTTCACATTCACGCATGATTTTTAAGCATTCTTGCGTTGCTATGCTAATAGCCCACGCTTTTCTTTGACTTTCTCTTACAGCTAAAGCTTTATAAGGGGAAGCTATATAAACTATTGCCATGAATTTTCCTTTCTAATAAATTTAAGTTTTAAAAAACTTAATCAAAGTGCTTTAATTAAGCACCTTTGTTAAGCTTTTTGCTTTTTTCATGATTGATTATTTTTAAGGCAATATGATCAGGATAGATTCCTTTTAAAATATCTATAAACTCACCGCTTTCTTTGTAAATAATATTTATTCCTTTTACCACATACAAAGAAGTGCTATAATCAGCTCTTTCACCTCTAATCATTCTTCTCATTTTCTTTCTCCTTGCATTAAATTTTCTTTTTTTACTCTTTGCTCTTCTAAAGCTTCTAAGGCATCCATAATCTCTCTCCATTTTTCTTTGTTTTTTGGATGAGCTAGCTTTTTTAAGGCAGATTTATATATTTGTCCAACTCTAACTCTTGAGATATTTAATTCCCTAGCTATTTCTTCAAAATTCATTCTTAACCTAATAGTAAATATCCAGCTGCAGCTTCAATATGCTTTATTTCTATACTTTTACCATCAGCAAAATCACTAGCTCTTTTTAAAAGCTTTTCGCTTTTTCTAAAATTACCTCTAGCTAGATTAAAAACCAAATCTATTGCTTTTTTATCTACTAAGGAAAAATAATCACAAAGAGCTTTTAAATCATCATTTTTTAAGCCCTCTTTGTTTTGATAGCAAAGTCCTTTTAACTCCCATTTTGCACCAATTCTAGAGCTAAGCTGTCCATATTCGTTATAATCATTTCTACCAACACCTGTAAGATTGTTTTTAAGTTTTTTAGTTCCTACTAAAATCAAAGCAGTGTTTGAAAAATCATATATGCGTCTTAAGCACTCAAGTGCTCTAAAAGGTAAGTGTTCGCTCTCATCTATAATTAAAACTTTTGAAGTTCTTGATAACTCACTAGCTATGCCTCTAATCTTATCATCAAGTGAGCCTTTAAAACACACATTAAGTTTGTTTTCAAGACCGCTTAAAAGCATTCTTTTGCTAGTTTCAGTAGTAGCTTCAAACAAAACTACCCTTGTGCCATTTTTATTAGCATATTCTTTAATAGCTCGGCTTTTACCAGTTCCTGCTTCGCCTATGATAACCCCCATTTCACGATTACACATAGCATTTTCTATAGTTACATTAATTGCTTTTACATCTTTTGTAACTATAAAAGGTGTTTGTAGTTCTTTAATGCTCTTTTCTTCTACGAAGCTTTTTATATACTTTTCAAGCAATGGTTCTACTTTAGTAGCATATTTATAAGCACTACCTTCTTTCATGTATCCAACCATATAGCTTTTATTAATACCTAAGCGATCAGCTAAGTTGTTTTGAGAGATGTTTTGTGTATTTAAAAATCTCTTTGTTTGTTGGGCTAAATCCATTTTTCATCCTTTTGTTTTTTGCTAAGTTTTTAGATTTTAAAAACTCTTTAAAACTTGAATTAATCAAGCTTTAAACAATTTTTAACCAGCAAAATATTTTCTATCCATAAAAGCTTCCATGTCAAATTCGCTTTCATTATTTGTAGTTTCTTTTTTAGAGTTTAAAATAAGCTCATCAGCGCTGGTATCGTTTTTAATTTTTTCAAGTTTTCTTTGTGTTGTTAAATTTTCTTTAGCAAGTGATTTTTGTTGTACTTCTTTAGCTTTTATAAGTGAGTTTTCAAAAGCAACTTGTAGATCTTGTAAGTCTTGTTTAATATTAAGTTTAGTAAAGGCCGCAATTTCATCTTTTTTAAGCACTTCTTTGATGGCTTTAACTTCGCTTTCATAGCCTTTTTTAAGTATTTTAAAGCTTTCTTTGCTAAGTTTAGCGATACTTTCATCAAGTGCTAAGCAAATAAAT
Encoded here:
- a CDS encoding AAA domain protein — encoded protein: MDLAQQTKRFLNTQNISQNNLADRLGINKSYMVGYMKEGSAYKYATKVEPLLEKYIKSFVEEKSIKELQTPFIVTKDVKAINVTIENAMCNREMGVIIGEAGTGKSRAIKEYANKNGTRVVLFEATTETSKRMLLSGLENKLNVCFKGSLDDKIRGIASELSRTSKVLIIDESEHLPFRALECLRRIYDFSNTALILVGTKKLKNNLTGVGRNDYNEYGQLSSRIGAKWELKGLCYQNKEGLKNDDLKALCDYFSLVDKKAIDLVFNLARGNFRKSEKLLKRASDFADGKSIEIKHIEAAAGYLLLG
- a CDS encoding DUF4406 domain-containing protein, whose amino-acid sequence is MAIVYIASPYKALAVRESQRKAWAISIATQECLKIMRECEGFTPVSPILQFSYLDEEKHREIALKMGLELLKASDYIYMSTHEDAKYSQGMQEELALAKKLGIKELTLDLPL
- a CDS encoding host-nuclease inhibitor Gam family protein — translated: MEIKSFEDVNLALKKIAELSVKIEKINGDVTLACNEIKEAHAGKIKVLNDELKYMEQCISTFCENNKHEFAEKRSKEFTFGKIGYRISESVPLPRVKEKLEALVKAFKSYGLNECISYKEELNKDAIVGLEDSTLVKLGLKRVVKDNFRIEPRIESLEIEK
- a CDS encoding sigma factor-like helix-turn-helix DNA-binding protein, translated to MNFEEIARELNISRVRVGQIYKSALKKLAHPKNKEKWREIMDALEALEEQRVKKENLMQGERK